The Polaribacter sp. Q13 sequence TAATTCATAAGTTAAAGAGATGTTACCAATAAAACGATTTCTTGAATCATTTTGGTAGTTTTCATATCTATTCCAATAAGGGTTATCCCAGAAAATAGGAGCAGAACCTGCGTCTGTAGTTGCGGGATTCCATGTTACGTTTCTTCCTGTTGCAAAATAAATATCTTTTTGTTGTTTAAGGTCAACATTTGTTTGCCACCATTGTTTAAAGTTGGCAACAACATTATCTCCATATCCAGTAGAGTTACGCCCTTTACCACCACTTTTAATATAGTTAGCGTAACTAGTAACAGTAAGTTTATCGTTTAATTTATAGTTACCACTAAAAGAAAAATTATGTTTTTTAATTGAACTGTTTGGCATTAAACCAGTTTGATCAAATTGTGTATAGTTTAATCTATAAGACCCTTCATCCATACTCTTGTCTAAAGAGATAGAATTCGTTATTGTTACTGGAGTTTCAAAGAAAGAAATTGGACCATTTGCAGCGTTAACCCATGGCGTTGATTTTTGGTAATTAGGAGAATCAGGGTCAAAAGAATCCCATTGGTAAACTAAGCTACCATCAAAAGGAGCTCCGTAAGAACCGTCTTCTGTATAAACAACAACTTGGTCATTGCTTCCGTTTCCGTTAATATCTTCTTCGTACCAATAACCACCTGGACCATCATAATAAGCACCATAACCTGCTCCGTATTTTGTTTGGTATTTGGCAAAAGTACTTTTATCTATTTGACCAAAAGACATTCCTGAATTAATAGTTACACCAATTCCTTTAGCATTTTTACCTTTTTTTGTGGTAATCATGATTACACCATTTGCAGCTCTAGACCCATATAATGCAGATGCAGCAGCCCCTTTAAGAATGTTTAAGGATTCTATATCATCTGGATTAATGTCTGATGCAGCATTACCGTAATCATAATACCCTCCATTTGCTTGTGCTTGACCAGCAGAGTTTGTGTTTGTGTTATTAATTGGTACACCGTCAATTACAAATAAAGCTTGATTACTACCAGTCATAGAAGCGTTACCTCTAATAACAACATTTGTAGATCCACCTAAGTTATTGTTCTTTTTAATCTGAACACCAGATGCTTTACCAGAAAGAGCATTTACGAAGTTACCACTTTTGTTAGTGGTTAATTCTTCTCCACCTACTTTTTGTGTAGAATACCCTAAAGACTTTTTGTCTCTAGATATACCTAATGCGGTGACAACAATTTCATCTAAAACACTCGAGTCTTCTATCATAGAGACATTAATAGTGCTTGAATTTGTAACCTTTTTCTGAATGGTTTTATATCCTACATAGCTAAAACTAAGCACATCGCCTTGTTTTACGTTAATGGAATACTTTCCGTTAAAATCAGTTTGAGTTCCATTGTTTGTGCCCTCAATAGCGACACTTACTCCAGGTAGTGTACCAGATGAGTCTGATACAGTCCCAGAAACTTTTTTTTGTTGTGCAAACGAAATTTGCACGACCAACGCTAAGAATAGCGTTAAAATTCCATTAAACTTTGTCTTCATTGTATAATTATTTGAATTAATTAGAACCAAAAATCTTAAATTTATCTTAATAAAACAATTTTTTAACATAAATAGTTTGGATTTATGGTAGTATAAGTTGTGGTTTTTTTTGTTTTATCATCACTTTACTGAGTGTTTTTAGTTTTAAATAATTGACAATGTGTTATTTATGATTGTTGTTTGTTTTAGGGGTGCTTGTTTTTTTTATGTAAAATAAATTATTATATTTTTATTATTTTAGTCAAATCGTTAGTTTATTTAGAAATTTTGATCTTTTTCTCTGGTTCTAGTTGTGGAATATTTAATGATTTTAATGTTTTGGAATAATATTAATAATTGATTTTTAGTAGTTGTTATCCGTATTTATTCCTAACTATAATATAATGTTTTAATTTGTTGGAAAAATATTGAAAGATTATGTTAAAAATAGTTTTTCCAGTTGATGATGAACTTAATACTTTTATAGTCAATATTTTGTTGGTTTGTTTTACCTACGGAAACATTAAGGTTAATTTGAGAATTATTTGTATTGAATAAATAACCCAATCCTAAACCTAATAGATTTTCGTTTTTAGAATTTAGCTTAATTCTTCCCAGGTCGGTTAAAGTGTATAAATATGATTTTTTAGATGTTAGGAATCTATATTCTATGTTAAAATAAGTGTAATTGTTGGTGAATATGCTTTGCTCATTAAACCCACGTATGCTATTTGCTCCTCCAATTCTATATAGTTCATTGTCTATAAATGTGTCTGAGTTTAAATAACCTGTTTTATTTTTGATAAAAATACTATTGCGTATATTTAAATCCCATAGGTATGAAATGGTAGATTCTATTTTAAATTGATTTGTGGTGTTTTTATCTGTTGTTCTTTTACCATAGCTAGGATTTAGATCTACGTAAAATTTGTTGTTTAAAAAAAAATCATTTTTAGGTACGTTGTATTTAAATTGAAATCCTAAAAAATAATTGCTATAACTCTCTATATTGTTTTTTAGGTTTTCTTTTAGGTTCTCCGAGGTTTCAGAATTGTAAGTGAATGACAGTTCTGCTTTAGAGTTAATGTGATACGCTATTCTAGTATCAAATTTTGAGTTTAGAAATGTAGAATCTTGTTTATAGATGTTAAAAGCCATTTCTGGACTAAATTTCGAGTTGAAAATATAGGGTATTTGGGTAGATAATTTTAATTCTTGTTTTTCTTCTCCAATACTATTCCAAAATAAGCCAAACTTTTCGCCTGTGTTTAGAATGTTGTGTAGTTGTATGTCGATATTTCCATTAAATAATACGTCTCCATTTTCTTTAGAAGCAAAACTTACAATTCCATCAAAACTATTATTTGGATGTTTTCTTAAGTACATATATAATAAGGTAGAATCTTTTGTAAATAATATTTCTGGAGATTTAATTTCTTTAATGAAGTCTAAACTTTTTGACGCTTCAGATATTTCTTTAATTTTTGTTTGATTGAAAACACTAGAAGGTTTTATGTTGAAGTAATTTTTTAAATACGATTTTGGGAAGTTAGCATACCCTTTTACAATCACCTTATTAATGGTTCTTTTTTTAGAAGGGTTAATAATTAAATCAGCAAATAATGTTTTGTCTTTAATTATAATGTTTTTTAATCGTACTGTAGAAAAAGATTTTCCTTCGTTATCTAATTTTTTGGAAATATTGGAAAGGGTGGATGATAACTTTTCAATCGGAATAGTAACGGTGTTTTCTTTTTCTGTTGATGTTTTTAAATAATTATTTGTTGTTTGGTTTATGTTAATAATGGCATTCTCTATCTTTTTGTTTAGGTTGATGGAGATAATGTATTTGTTTTTTGCTTTTTTTATGCTTTCTATGTTGCTTGTAAAATAACCTATGTTTTTTAAATATTCAGTTACTCTAACTATTTCTTTATTTATGGTAATAGTGTCTTTGTGAAGTTTTAGATAGTCAATTTTATTTAAAACTTTTTTTTCAATTTTATTTTTAGAAGTTAAATCTAAAGTGAATTCCTGAGCAAAGATTCCATTAATGGAGTATAAGGTGAGTAATATATATATATAATGAGTGGTTCTTTTTTTCAAAATGGATAAAATAATTGGTTCAAAAGTAATAGAAAATCACAAAATTCAATATAAAAATCATCATTAAGAAAAAATAACTTGCTGATACTTGAATAATTAGAAAAAAATTGTACATTTGCGGACTCTTAAAAAAGAGTAAAGGTTTAATTATAAACGAAAAACAGTAATAATTTAGTATGCCAACTATTCAACAATTAGTTCGTAAAGGAAGAACCAAAATAACTAAGAAGAGTAAATCGGCTGCTTTGTCGTCTTGTCCTCAAAGACGTGGAGTGTGTACTCGTGTTTATACTACAACACCAAAAAAACCTAATTCAGCAATGCGTAAAGTTGCCAGAGTTAGATTGACAAATGGTAATGAGATAAACGCATACATTCCAGGAGAAGGACATAACTTACAAGAGCACTCGATAGTATTAGTTAGAGGTGGAAGGGTAAAAGATTTACCAGGTGTTAAATATCACGTAGTACGTGGTGCATTAGATACAGCGGGAGTTGAGGGTAGAACCCAGAGACGTTCAAAGTATGGTGCAAAACGCCCAAAGAAGTAAGAGTTATCGGTAAAGAGTTGTAAAGCTTTTAGAGTAGTAGTTAATTGTTTGAGAATTTTCTTGAGTTTTTACTATTGTTTTAATGTTTTGTAGCGAAGAGCTAATAACAAATTAATTAACTTTTTTAATGTAAAGACATGAGAAAAAGAGCAGCAAAAAAAAGAGTCTTATTACCGGATCCAAAATTTAACGATCAGTTAGTAACACGTTTTGTGAATAACTTAATGTGGAGCGGTAAGAAGTCTGTAGCATTTAAAGTGTTTTATGACGCTTTAGAGCTAGTAGAAGAAAGAAAAGGAGAAGACGAAGAAAAATCGGCTTTAGAAATTTGGAAAGATGGTTTGTCAAATGTAATGCCTCACGTAGAAGTAAGATCTCGTCGTGTTGGTGGTGCAACATTCCAAATACCAATGCAAATTAGACCAGACCGTAAGGTGTCTATGGCTATTAAATGGATGATTTTATATACTCGTAAGAGAAATGAAAAAACCATGGCACAGCGTTTAGCAGCGGAAATTTTAGCAGCAGCTAAAGAAGAGGGTGCAGCAGTAAAAAAACGTACTGATACTCACAAAATGGCAGAGGCTAATAAAGCTTTCTCTCACTTTAGATTTTAATAGAGATGGCTAGAGATTTAAGATATACAAGAAATATAGGTATTGCCGCACATATTGATGCTGGTAAGACTACTACAACAGAACGTGTGTTGTTCTATACGGGTGTTTCTCACAAGATTGGTGAGGTGCATGATGGAGCAGCTACAATGGACTGGATGGAGCAAGAGCAGGAAAGAGGTATTACAATTACTTCTGCTGCAACTACTTGTGAATGGCAATTTCCTATGGAAAACGCTAAAGTTCTTCCAGATACTAAAGATTACCATTTCAATATTATTGATACTCCAGGTCACGTTGATTTTACTGTAGAAGTAAATAGATCATTACGTGTCTTGGATGGTTTAGTTTTCTTATTTTCTGCAGTTGATGGTGTTGAGCCTCAGTCAGAAACTAACTGGAGACTTGCTGATAATTATAAAGTGCCAAGAATTGGTTTTGTTAATAAGATGGACCGTCAAGGATCTGATTTTATGATGGTTTGTGACCAGGTAAAAACAATGTTAGGTTCTAATGCAGTTCCAATTGTTTTAAATATTGGTGATGAAGAGAACTTTAAAGGTATTGTAGATCTAGTTAAAAACAGAGCTATTATATGGCATGAAGAAGGAATGGGTGCAACATTTGATGTTGTAGATATTCCTGATGATTTAAAAGAAGAAGCGAAAGCATTACGTGCTAATCTTATTGAAGAAGTAGCTAGTTATGATGAAAATCT is a genomic window containing:
- a CDS encoding ShlB/FhaC/HecB family hemolysin secretion/activation protein, with the translated sequence MKKRTTHYIYILLTLYSINGIFAQEFTLDLTSKNKIEKKVLNKIDYLKLHKDTITINKEIVRVTEYLKNIGYFTSNIESIKKAKNKYIISINLNKKIENAIININQTTNNYLKTSTEKENTVTIPIEKLSSTLSNISKKLDNEGKSFSTVRLKNIIIKDKTLFADLIINPSKKRTINKVIVKGYANFPKSYLKNYFNIKPSSVFNQTKIKEISEASKSLDFIKEIKSPEILFTKDSTLLYMYLRKHPNNSFDGIVSFASKENGDVLFNGNIDIQLHNILNTGEKFGLFWNSIGEEKQELKLSTQIPYIFNSKFSPEMAFNIYKQDSTFLNSKFDTRIAYHINSKAELSFTYNSETSENLKENLKNNIESYSNYFLGFQFKYNVPKNDFFLNNKFYVDLNPSYGKRTTDKNTTNQFKIESTISYLWDLNIRNSIFIKNKTGYLNSDTFIDNELYRIGGANSIRGFNEQSIFTNNYTYFNIEYRFLTSKKSYLYTLTDLGRIKLNSKNENLLGLGLGYLFNTNNSQINLNVSVGKTNQQNIDYKSIKFIINWKNYF
- the rpsL gene encoding 30S ribosomal protein S12, whose protein sequence is MPTIQQLVRKGRTKITKKSKSAALSSCPQRRGVCTRVYTTTPKKPNSAMRKVARVRLTNGNEINAYIPGEGHNLQEHSIVLVRGGRVKDLPGVKYHVVRGALDTAGVEGRTQRRSKYGAKRPKK
- the rpsG gene encoding 30S ribosomal protein S7, encoding MRKRAAKKRVLLPDPKFNDQLVTRFVNNLMWSGKKSVAFKVFYDALELVEERKGEDEEKSALEIWKDGLSNVMPHVEVRSRRVGGATFQIPMQIRPDRKVSMAIKWMILYTRKRNEKTMAQRLAAEILAAAKEEGAAVKKRTDTHKMAEANKAFSHFRF